One Lysinibacillus sp. OF-1 DNA segment encodes these proteins:
- a CDS encoding NADPH:quinone oxidoreductase family protein, whose amino-acid sequence MTIGSFKALVVNQEEEFTVKVNELTLADLPQGEVLIKIHYSSINYKDSLASIPDGKIVTSYPFVPGIDLAGVVVSSEDPRFNEGDEVIATSYEIGVSHFGGFSEYARIPAKWIVPLPKGLSLKEAMVIGTAGFTAALSIKKLEDNGINPEKGKILVTGATGGVGSFAVSILSTLGYQVEASTGKKAEQDFLNNLGATSIVTREEVYDGKIRALGKQKWAAAVDSVGGEPLASLLSQIQYGGAVAISGLTAGTQLPTSVFPFILRGVNLLGIDSVYCPMDIRLNIWQRLATDFKPVNLGNFIQQEVTLQQLPNVLPLLLRGQARGRILVTL is encoded by the coding sequence ATGACAATAGGAAGTTTTAAAGCGTTAGTTGTCAATCAAGAGGAAGAATTTACAGTTAAAGTAAACGAATTGACATTAGCAGACCTACCACAAGGTGAGGTATTAATTAAGATTCATTATTCAAGCATTAATTATAAAGATAGTCTTGCTTCTATTCCTGATGGTAAAATCGTTACTTCCTATCCTTTTGTTCCTGGTATTGATTTAGCTGGAGTCGTTGTTTCCTCTGAAGACCCTCGCTTTAACGAAGGTGATGAGGTCATTGCGACTAGCTATGAAATAGGGGTCTCTCATTTTGGTGGTTTTAGTGAATATGCTCGTATCCCTGCTAAATGGATTGTGCCTCTTCCAAAAGGGCTTTCGCTCAAGGAAGCAATGGTAATTGGTACTGCAGGATTTACGGCTGCATTGTCTATCAAAAAATTAGAGGACAATGGCATTAACCCTGAAAAAGGAAAAATTCTTGTTACTGGCGCAACAGGTGGTGTCGGTAGTTTTGCGGTCTCTATTCTTTCAACACTTGGTTATCAAGTAGAAGCAAGCACAGGAAAAAAAGCTGAACAGGACTTTTTAAATAATCTTGGGGCTACTTCAATCGTTACTCGGGAAGAAGTTTATGATGGGAAGATTAGAGCATTAGGTAAACAAAAATGGGCGGCTGCTGTTGATTCTGTTGGCGGAGAGCCACTCGCCTCTTTATTAAGTCAAATTCAATACGGAGGTGCTGTTGCGATTAGTGGTTTAACTGCAGGCACACAGCTTCCTACAAGTGTCTTCCCCTTCATTTTAAGAGGGGTAAATTTACTTGGAATTGATTCTGTTTATTGTCCAATGGATATTCGCTTAAACATCTGGCAGCGCCTTGCGACAGATTTTAAACCAGTAAACCTTGGCAATTTCATTCAGCAAGAGGTCACACTACAGCAACTTCCAAATGTTTTACCTCTTTTACTGAGAGGCCAAGCAAGAGGAAGAATTCTTGTTACTTTATAA
- a CDS encoding TetR/AcrR family transcriptional regulator: MKKKEEERKKQIMKAAFNAVSKLGYDKVTLQDIADHANVSKGVVHYYFTSKQNILLALLESTTSKIYSVEIQEIGKYQTAIEKLQAYLNAVFVSPQDNKKFYRVYLDFLAKANGNEDYKRINLKFYENCWGIGQEIIELGKREGVFSPNIDSLASAKMMRAMIDGSLIQWLTCDLEEQHKFYKETCLNSIVKLLK; encoded by the coding sequence ATGAAAAAGAAAGAGGAAGAACGTAAAAAACAAATTATGAAAGCAGCCTTTAATGCTGTTTCAAAGTTAGGTTATGATAAAGTTACACTACAAGACATAGCCGATCATGCCAATGTTTCAAAAGGGGTAGTTCACTACTACTTTACAAGTAAACAAAATATATTATTGGCATTACTGGAATCCACTACGAGCAAAATCTATAGTGTTGAAATACAAGAAATAGGCAAATATCAAACAGCTATAGAAAAGCTTCAAGCCTACTTAAACGCTGTTTTTGTGTCACCCCAAGATAATAAAAAGTTTTACAGAGTCTATTTAGATTTTTTAGCCAAGGCAAACGGCAATGAGGATTATAAAAGAATCAACTTAAAATTTTATGAGAATTGCTGGGGAATTGGTCAAGAAATTATTGAATTAGGAAAAAGGGAAGGTGTGTTTAGCCCAAACATTGATTCCTTAGCCTCTGCAAAAATGATGAGAGCAATGATTGATGGTTCGTTAATACAATGGTTAACTTGTGATTTAGAAGAACAACATAAATTTTATAAAGAAACCTGTTTGAATAGTATTGTGAAATTATTAAAATAG